In Zingiber officinale cultivar Zhangliang chromosome 8B, Zo_v1.1, whole genome shotgun sequence, a single genomic region encodes these proteins:
- the LOC122016019 gene encoding U-box domain-containing protein 15-like yields the protein MEKTPVAGVDQGGRVLDEEAAGPREDDVDDLILELLETIHSVSSFGDYRRMHRKECFSLVRWMKLVVPMLEEIKELQDPIPDAAYHRLCCLHKAFTAARKLLRCCHDGSKIYLALESEAVMGRFHMVYEKIKESLDGMPYEQLGITDEVKEQVELLSLQLKRAKRRTDTQDMELAMDLMVLLSQNQDRNADGAILERLAKNLELQTLPDLRAETMAIKKLIKERGGQSGESARQIVDMLGKFKQIAGIEDSNGLDDVALPKYLEKCPSLMIPNDFLCPVTLEIMVDPVIVASGQTYERRSIQKWLDAGHRTCPKSRQILAHLSLAPNYALRNVIHNWCEKNKIELLKREQIEDSDSLDGKEDIPTLVEQLSSIHLDVQRKAVKKIRSLSRENPENRVAIAKHDGIPALVSLLNYPDSKLKEHTVTALLNLSIDELNKRLIAKEDAIPLIIEILKNGTVGGKENSAATLFSLSMLDENKELIGSTNGIPPLVDLLQNGTIRGKKDAATALFNLLLNSKNKVRAINAGIVKPLHTLLDDRNLGMEDEALSIFLLLASRPEGRGAIEKHSFIEKLVRLIKEGTSKTKECAVAVLLELGSHDASFTSTLMQFGAFEHICEIERSGTNRAQRKAKTLLQLMRQCQLPRSLARLKS from the exons ATGGAGAAGACCCCAGTCGCCGGGGTCGATCAAGGAGGAAGAGTCCTCGACGAGGAGGCCGCGGGTCCGAGAGAGGACGACGTGGACGACCTGATCCTGGAGCTACTGGAGACGATCCACTCCGTCTCCTCCTTCGGAGACTACCGCCGGATGCATCGGAAGGAGTGCTTCAGCCTGGTGCGCTGGATGAAGCTGGTCGTCCCGATGTTAGAGGAGATCAAGGAGCTCCAAGATCCGATCCCTGACGCGGCGTACCATCGGCTATGTTGTCTCCACAAGGCCTTCACTGCCGCTCGGAAGCTGCTCCGTTGCTGCCACGACGGCAGCAAGATCTATCTG GCGTTGGAGAGCGAGGCTGTGATGGGGAGATTTCATATGGTTTACGAAAAAATCAAGGAGTCGCTGGACGGCATGCCGTATGAACAGCTTGGCATTACGGATGAAGTGAAGGAGCAA GTTGAGCTATTGAGCTTGCAATTGAAGAGAGCCAAGAGGAGAACAGACACACAAGATATGGAGCTTGCCATGGATCTGATGGTGTTACTCTCCCAGAATCAAGATCGGAATGCCGATGGTGCCATACTCGAAAGGCTCGCCAAGAATTTGGAGCTGCAGACCCTCCCAGATTTGAGGGCGGAAACGATGGCCATCAAGAAACTCATCAAAGAAAGAGGCGGCCAGAGCGGTGAAAGCGCTCGACAAATCGTCGATATGCTCGGCAAGTTTAAGCAAATTGCCGGGATCGAAGATAGCAATGGCCTGGACGATGTCGCCTTGCCTAAATACCTCGAGAAGTGCCCTTCCTTGATGATCCCCAATGATTTCCTCTGTCCTGTTACTTTGGAGATCATGGTGGATCCCGTCATAGTCGCATCAGGACAG ACATACGAACGACGAAGCATACAGAAATGGCTCGATGCGGGCCATCGGACATGTCCCAAGTCCAGGCAAATCTTAGCTCACCTTTCACTAGCGCCAAACTACGCTCTTCGAAACGTGATCCACAATTGGTGCGAGAAGAATAAGATCGAGCTGTTGAAGCGCGAACAGATCGAAGACTCCGATTCGTTAGATGGCAAGGAAGATATCCCGACCCTGGTCGAGCAATTGTCCAGCATTCATCTCGATGTGCAGCGCAAGGCGGTGAAGAAGATCCGTTCGCTGTCGAGAGAGAATCCCGAAAACCGAGTTGCGATCGCCAAGCATGACGGAATACCTGCTCTAGTCAGCCTTCTAAATTACCCCGATTCTAAGTTGAAAGAGCACACGGTCACGGCCCTGCTGAACTTGTCCATCGACGAGTTGAACAAGAGACTCATAGCCAAAGAAGACGCGATTCCGCTGATAATTGAGATTCTGAAGAATGGCACGGTCGGGGGGAAAGAGAACTCGGCCGCAACCTTGTTCAGTCTGTCAATGCTCGACGAGAACAAAGAGTTGATAGGAAGCACGAATGGCATCCCTCCGTTGGTAGACCTGCTACAGAATGGCACCATCAGAGGGAAGAAAGATGCTGCCACTGCGCTCTTTAACTTGCTTCTGAACAGCAAAAACAAAGTCAGAGCCATCAACGCCGGAATAGTTAAACCATTACATACACTGCTGGACGACAGGAACCTCGGCATGGAGGACGAAGCCCTCTCCATTTTTCTTCTCCTCGCATCTCGTCCTGAAGGTCGCGGCGCGATAGAGAAGCATTCGTTCATCGAGAAACTCGTGCGATTGATCAAGGAGGGCACCTCGAAGACAAAGGAATGCGCGGTCGCGGTACTGCTCGAGTTGGGCTCGCACGACGCTTCCTTCACTTCGACCTTGATGCAATTTGGAGCATTCGAGCATATCTGTGAGATAGAGAGAAGCGGAACCAACAGAGCGCAGAGAAAGGCCAAGACCCTTCTGCAGCTCATGCGTCAGTGCCAGTTGCCAAGAAGCTTAGCGAGGCTGAAGAGTTAA